The window AGTAAAAATATATGACTCATGGATAGTCATATGATGGGATTTCAGTGAATCAATATAACTGTTCTTACGCTCTGTTGCTGTCTGAAATGCATCCATAGCACCAGCAAAAGCAATTTTTCTATGATTAAGGTTATAGAGGTAATCGATTAATAGCTTAATCCCTTTCACATTATTGGAGCGTACGGTTGAAAACCTGGTATCAGCTGACCGATCTAAACAGGCAATGGTTAGTTGACTATCTGATGAGTATAAGTCATAATTAACACCTTCTGTAAGTATGATGCCTGATGTACGTATGCTTTTACAGTAATTCAAATACTCCCTTTCTTTATCAATGTTATTTTCCGTGTCACAAATTAATAGGGTATATTTATTTTTAAAAGCGATATTATTAAGCTTTTTTACCAATGATGTGAAAAATGGATTTTCCATATCATAGACAAAGATGGCAATAGAATTTGATGTCTTGGAGAATAAGTTTTTTGCCATTTGGTTGGGGACATAATTATATTCTTCTATGACTGCCATCACTTTTTTTCTTATATTTTCTGATGTTGAATCAGGTGAATTAATAACGCGTGAGACAGTTGCAGTTGAAACACCTGCAATTCTGGCTATGTCTCGAATACCAAAATACTTTTTGTTATCTGTACTCAATGTAATCATCCTTATTTGCTTTAGTATGTAACAAGTTTACTATAAAAATCATTTTATTGCAAGGGTTTTCATTGGATTGAATAAACTTAATAAAAATCACGAAGAAATAAAAATTTAGTAATAAATAATTCGTGTAAATGCATAAAAATAATGCTTTAAAACAATAAAACAAGTAAAAATACACAACAAGAAGTTGACAAGGATTGAGAAAAGGCATATAATATGAATTGTAACAAGTTACATTTACATATTTTTGACTAAGGTGGTGGTTGTATGAATGAAAGAATAACCAGATTAAGAAAAAAACTATTTGAAACCCAACCAAAGATTTGTTCTGAGCGATGCATGATTTTTACAAACGCCATGAAAGAATCTGAGGGTTTACCTATTGCTATTCGACGGGCTGAAGCTTTCTATCAGGTATTGGATAAAATGACAATTGTTGTATCCGATGATGAAATTATCGTTGGAAATCAAGCTAAATGGCCCAAATCATCGCCCATTTATCCTGAATATTCTTATGAATGGTTAGTAGAAGAGTTTCATGGTAACCCGTACCATTTTCATGAAAGACCTGGCGATAAATTTTATTCTGATGAATACACAAAACAAGATATTCTTTCTTGTGTCGATTACTGGAAAGGTAAATCCTTATATGAAAATTTTAGAAAAACCCTTCCACAAGACATTAATGAGGCTTGGGATGCAGGTGTAATCGATGATACATGGGTTTCAGCAGCCGGTTTAGGCAACATTATCGTGGATTATGATTTAGTGCTAAAAAAAGGTTTGAAAGATGTCATCCGTAGAATTAAGCAGAGTATATCTCAATTGGACCTAAGAGAACCAGGGAATGTGAAGAAAAAATGGTTTTTAGAAGCAGCATTAAAAGGGAATCAGGCTGTGATTAATTTTTCAAATCGTATTGGTGCTCAATGCGAAAAACAAGCAGGGGAAACAGAGGACCAAGTAAGAAGAGATGAATTATTAAAACTAGCGGATATATGTAGACGTGTACCACTACATCCTGCAACTACATTTCATGAAGCTGTTCAAAGTATTTATATCATTTTATTGGCAGTGCATTTAGAGTCAAATGGTCATGCTATTTCATTAGGTCGATTCGATCAATATGTCTATCCATTTTATAAGCAGGATATACAAAACGGTGTATTGACAAGAGAAGAAGGATTAGAAATCATAGAAGCCTTTTTTATTAAATGCAATGAACTCAATAAGCTGCGCTCTTGGCCAGATTCCGTATTCTTCTTAGGCTATCAGATGTTTATTAACTTAGCCATTGGTGGTCAAACAGTTGAAGGTGAAGATGCGGTTAATGATGTGTCCTATCTATGTATAGAAGCATGTCAAGATGTGACACTCTTTACACCATCCATTTCGGTAAAATGGTTTGAAAAAACCGACGATGCCTTTATGCTGAAGGCTCTAGAAGCCGTTATGGTGCATCAAGGAGGACAGCCAGCCTTCTATAATGATAAAGCTTTTATACGGACCTTAGAAAACATGGGCATTGCAAAAGAAGATCTGGTGGACTGGTCACCTGATGGTTGTATTGAAGCATCCATACCGGGAAAATGGGATTTTGCTGCAAAGGGTCCTTGGTTAAATGTTGAGAAAGTACTTGAAATCACACTGAATAATGGTGTTGACCCACAAACAGGTATCTTGTTTAAGAAAACATCGAAAGATATTGCCACATGTAAAAGTACGGAAGATCTATTTGACGCTTACAAAGAAATGTTAACCTATTTTATGGATCTTCAAGTTATTACTGAACATATTAATGATGAAATACATGTACTTCATGATATTAATGCGTTTCGAGCTTCGTTAGTTGAAGATTGTATTGGCAGAGGATTAGACCTGATTGAAGGGGGTTCATTATACTCAGCTGATGGAGGACCTACAGCAGGAACAATCAGTGCAGGGGATGCCCTTGCTGCCATAGAGAGCATTATTTTTGATAAAGAGTTAGTGACAATGGAACAGTTGTTGCATGCTTTGAAAACGAACTTTGAAGATATGCATACCGTACCAACGGGAGAAGAGATCAGAGCCATGTTGATCAATAAGGCACCTAAATTTGGCAACGATGATAATGGGGCAGACCATTGGGTTGTGAAACTTGAGGAGTTTATTGGTTCCTCATATAGGTATAATTATAAAAGCTCAAAGTATGGAAAAGGACCGATACCTTGTTCTTATTCGTATAGTCAAAGTCCTGTTACAGGTAACATAGCTTTTGGAAAATGCATTGGTGCAACACCCGATGGAAGGAAGAGTGGTGACCCTGTAAATAACGGTATTTCACCTGCTAATGGTTCAGAAAAAAATGGTGCAACAGCGGCATGTAACTCCGTCGCCAAGTTACCCAGTATATGGTTTCAAAAAGGTGCTATATTTAACATGCGTCTTACATCATCAGCCCTTGCAACTCAAGAGAACAGAAAACGTATTATTGATATGGTCAAAGTACTGTTTCATAACTATGGACAGCAAATACAATTTAATGTTGTCAACGGTGACATCTATAAAGAAGCAATGAAACACCCAGAAAAGTATAATGATTTAATGGTGAGAGTATCCGGATACAGTGCTCTTTTTACCACTTTGGTACCAGAAGTACAGTTAGATGTGATTAACCGTACGGAATTAGAAGTCTAATCATTGCAATAATTGGATTATTGGAGCTGAAGCTATGGAGACAGCACGGGTTTTTAATATTGAAAGGTTCGCTACAGAAGATGGAAAAGGCATTCGGACAGTGGTTTTTTTAAAAGGTTGCGCATTACGGTGTAAATGGTGTGCCAATCCCGAATCACAGGCATTTAAAAAAGAGGTATTGTTTAATCAAAATTTATGTACAGGTTGTGGGAAGTGTTTAGCATGTGAGCAGAAGGCAGTAACATACATGGAAGGTTATGGTTATATAACGGATGCAGATAAGTGTAACCACTGTAAAAAATGTGTTGATCATTGTCTTCATAATGCAAGAAGTATGGTTGGTAAAGATATGCGTGTGGAAGAAGTCGTAGAAGAAGTTTTGAAAGACCAAGCCTATTATAACATGTCAGGGGGCGGCGTTACATTCAGTGGCGGTGAACCATTTTACTATAGCAAGTTTATTAAAGCATGTAGCCTAAGGTTGAAGGAATATGGGATTACTACATTAGTAGAAACTTGTGGTTATGTGGAGAGATACAAGCTAAAAGAAGCTTGTCCGTATATCGACTATATTTTCTATGATATTAAGCATATCAATGGTGAAAAACATAAAGCATTAACTGGGAAAGATAACCAACTAATTATTCATAATTTGATATGGCTATCCAATCATTATAAAGGAACATTATCCGTGAGATACCCTTATATACCTGGCTGTAATGATGAGGAGGAGGCTATAAGGAAGTTTTTGGATTTTATACAGCTCTTAAGTCATATTGAAGAAGTTATTTTCTTGCCTTATCACAGATTAGGGTTGCCAAAGTATCTTGGATTGGGACGACAATATGAAATGGATGATATGAAATCTTTGAAACCAAGTGATCTGAAAGGTTTAACACCTATCTTTAAGGATTATAACATGACCATAAAAATTCAGTGACAAAACAAGGAGGCTTATATGAAAACAGTTAAAAATATCCTATCACTTGATTGTGGTAATTCTTCATATAGAGTTGTACTTGGTCGATATGACGGTGAGAAGATAACAACAGAACTTATTGCTCAAGAACCAAATAATATGATTGAAATAAAAGAATACTATTACTGGGATATGCATAAAATATTCAATTTTTTTATGACAAGTCTCAAAAAAACATTAAAAATAGTAGAGCGGGTTGATTCCATTGGCGTTTGTACATGGGGTGTTGATTTTGCATTATATGATAAGGATGCTAACATGCTTAGCAATCCACTGAGTTATCGTAACACCATGGGTAAAAAATCTTTAGATAAATTATCAAAAGGAGAAAAAGATGATTTATTTTATGAGACAGGCATCTTGTGTGACAAAATTAATTCCCTTTATATGCTGAATGGTATAAAAGAAAACATGCCCCATATTTTTGAAAAGGCAGACAAGTTATTAATGATACCGGATATCCTCAACTACATGCTAACAGGTGTGATGCTCAATGAACCCAGTGAACTAAGCACAACACAAATGTTAAGTACACAATCTAAAAAAATAAGTCAGAAAGTATGTGATAAGTTTCATATACCTGCAAAGCTATTCAATAGAATAGGTGTTCACGGTGAAGTCATTGGTAACTTACTTCCGAGCCTGAAAAAAGAATTAGCAATTGATTACGATATACCCGTTATCTGTGTGCCCTCTCATGATACAGCTGCCGCAGTTGCCGCTATACCTGCCTTAGAAGATAACTTTGCTTTTATCAGCTCAGGCACTTGGTCATTAATCGGTGCAGAATTAGATGAGCCTGTGATGACAAAAGAAGTTTTAGAAAGTCAATTAACCAATGAACTGGGTGCTTTTAATAAGATCACCATGTTAAAAAATAGTGCAGGTATGTTCTTAATTCAGAACATAAAAAAAGAGTATGATGACATAACAAATACACACAATTCTTGGGAGAATATTAATCAAATAGCCAATAGCTATGACGGTGACATCCCACTTATTAATATCAATAACCAACGTTTTTTCAATCCACCTCATATGGGGAAAGAAATATACAATTATTTAGTTGAAACCAATCAAACTGTAGAATCATTTAGTTGGGGGATTGTGATCAAGGCTGTATTGGAATCCATGGCTTGCTGTTATGCACAAACCATTAGAAATCTAGAACATGTTATTGATAAGCAGTTTAAAAACGTTTACATGGTAGGTGGGGGCTCCCAAAATGATGTGGTCAATGGGTTAACGGCAAAACGGTCAGGTAAAAAAATCATTGCCTGCAGTAAAGAAAGTACGTCTCTGGGTAATATTATTGTTCAAATAAAACATTTTGAAGAAAATCTATCGTTGAAAAACATGAGAGATATCGTTAAGAAATCCATTACGTTGGAAACCTATCAAGACGACGATATGGAAGACGATTCTATGGTGGATAGGTATTCTAATTTAGTATAAAAAGGAGGTGTATGTATGCATGAATATATACTTGAAATGAAAGGTATCTCAAAAAGTTTTTATGGTGTGCGGGTTTTAAAGGATGTGCAGTTAAATGTAAAACCTGGTGAAGTACATGTTTTATTGGGAGAAAATGGTGCTGGCAAATCCACTTTAATTAAAATATTGTCAGCAGCTTACAAAAAGGAATGCGGTATGATTAAGTTTAATGGTGAATGTGTTGAATTTCGATCGCCAAAAGAAGCCATTGATAATGGTATCAGTGTGATTTATCAAGAATTCAACTTAAACCCTTGTGTACCTATTTATGAAAACATATATTTGGGAAAAGAATATACAAAGAAAGGATTTATTGATACAAAAGCAGCCATAAAAGAATCCAAAAAGTACATGGACTTAATTGGACTGGATGTGAGCCCAACCACATTGGTATCGGAACTAAGTGTAGCCCAAAAACAAATGGTTGAAATTGCAAAAGCCATATCCAGTGATGTTAAAGTTCTCGTTCTAGATGAACCTACTGCTGCAATCACGGATAAAGAAACAACTAAACTCTTTGAAATTATTCATGCATTAAAATCAGAAGGCGTAGGTATTATTTACATTTCACACAGAATGAGTGAGTTGTTTGAAATAGGGGATCGATGCACGGTTATGCGAGATGGTGAATATGTGTCAACAGTTTATCTACATGAAACAGATTGTGATGCATTAACGAAACTGATGGTTGGAAGAAAAGTTAGCTTTGAAAAGATTGAGAATCATGCCATTAAACACGATGAGGTTGTTTTGGAAGTGAAAAACTTATGCTACAAAGATGTGATTAAAAATGTGAATTTGAGCCTTAAGAAAGGTGAGATTTTAGGGATAGCTGGTCTTGTTGGAGCAGGGCGGACTGAATTAGCAAAGTGCATTATCGGTGCTTATAAAACAAAAATAGGAAGTATTATACTCAAGGGAGAAGCATTAAAAGGAAACAGTATCAAAGAATCCATTGATAAGGGGATGGTGTATCTCAGTGAAGATAGAAAAGATGAGGGCTTAATCCTGATGCATACTGTTCTGGATAATATGGCGTTACCGAATTTAAAAAGGTTTGGTGGATTTTTATTAAGTAAAGACAAAATGAAACAAGTTACACACGCATTTATTGATAAATTGAAAATCAAGACATACAGTCCTTTCATTAAAGTAGAGAATCTGTCAGGTGGTAATCAGCAAAAAGTAGTCATAGCCAAATGGTTATATTCTGATTCTGATATTTATATATTTGATGAGCCCACAAGAGGAATTGATGTTGGGGCACGTGATGAAATCTATGAAATCATGCGAACACTTATAGAAAAAGGTGCTTCAATTGTAATGATTTCATCCGATTTAGTAGAAAT is drawn from Vallitalea pronyensis and contains these coding sequences:
- a CDS encoding glycyl-radical enzyme activating protein produces the protein METARVFNIERFATEDGKGIRTVVFLKGCALRCKWCANPESQAFKKEVLFNQNLCTGCGKCLACEQKAVTYMEGYGYITDADKCNHCKKCVDHCLHNARSMVGKDMRVEEVVEEVLKDQAYYNMSGGGVTFSGGEPFYYSKFIKACSLRLKEYGITTLVETCGYVERYKLKEACPYIDYIFYDIKHINGEKHKALTGKDNQLIIHNLIWLSNHYKGTLSVRYPYIPGCNDEEEAIRKFLDFIQLLSHIEEVIFLPYHRLGLPKYLGLGRQYEMDDMKSLKPSDLKGLTPIFKDYNMTIKIQ
- a CDS encoding glycyl radical protein, with the protein product MNERITRLRKKLFETQPKICSERCMIFTNAMKESEGLPIAIRRAEAFYQVLDKMTIVVSDDEIIVGNQAKWPKSSPIYPEYSYEWLVEEFHGNPYHFHERPGDKFYSDEYTKQDILSCVDYWKGKSLYENFRKTLPQDINEAWDAGVIDDTWVSAAGLGNIIVDYDLVLKKGLKDVIRRIKQSISQLDLREPGNVKKKWFLEAALKGNQAVINFSNRIGAQCEKQAGETEDQVRRDELLKLADICRRVPLHPATTFHEAVQSIYIILLAVHLESNGHAISLGRFDQYVYPFYKQDIQNGVLTREEGLEIIEAFFIKCNELNKLRSWPDSVFFLGYQMFINLAIGGQTVEGEDAVNDVSYLCIEACQDVTLFTPSISVKWFEKTDDAFMLKALEAVMVHQGGQPAFYNDKAFIRTLENMGIAKEDLVDWSPDGCIEASIPGKWDFAAKGPWLNVEKVLEITLNNGVDPQTGILFKKTSKDIATCKSTEDLFDAYKEMLTYFMDLQVITEHINDEIHVLHDINAFRASLVEDCIGRGLDLIEGGSLYSADGGPTAGTISAGDALAAIESIIFDKELVTMEQLLHALKTNFEDMHTVPTGEEIRAMLINKAPKFGNDDNGADHWVVKLEEFIGSSYRYNYKSSKYGKGPIPCSYSYSQSPVTGNIAFGKCIGATPDGRKSGDPVNNGISPANGSEKNGATAACNSVAKLPSIWFQKGAIFNMRLTSSALATQENRKRIIDMVKVLFHNYGQQIQFNVVNGDIYKEAMKHPEKYNDLMVRVSGYSALFTTLVPEVQLDVINRTELEV
- a CDS encoding sugar ABC transporter ATP-binding protein; translation: MHEYILEMKGISKSFYGVRVLKDVQLNVKPGEVHVLLGENGAGKSTLIKILSAAYKKECGMIKFNGECVEFRSPKEAIDNGISVIYQEFNLNPCVPIYENIYLGKEYTKKGFIDTKAAIKESKKYMDLIGLDVSPTTLVSELSVAQKQMVEIAKAISSDVKVLVLDEPTAAITDKETTKLFEIIHALKSEGVGIIYISHRMSELFEIGDRCTVMRDGEYVSTVYLHETDCDALTKLMVGRKVSFEKIENHAIKHDEVVLEVKNLCYKDVIKNVNLSLKKGEILGIAGLVGAGRTELAKCIIGAYKTKIGSIILKGEALKGNSIKESIDKGMVYLSEDRKDEGLILMHTVLDNMALPNLKRFGGFLLSKDKMKQVTHAFIDKLKIKTYSPFIKVENLSGGNQQKVVIAKWLYSDSDIYIFDEPTRGIDVGARDEIYEIMRTLIEKGASIVMISSDLVEILKMCDSVAVMREGEITAVLPNDNNLTQEDILACALYGGNNHEC
- a CDS encoding rhamnulokinase translates to MKTVKNILSLDCGNSSYRVVLGRYDGEKITTELIAQEPNNMIEIKEYYYWDMHKIFNFFMTSLKKTLKIVERVDSIGVCTWGVDFALYDKDANMLSNPLSYRNTMGKKSLDKLSKGEKDDLFYETGILCDKINSLYMLNGIKENMPHIFEKADKLLMIPDILNYMLTGVMLNEPSELSTTQMLSTQSKKISQKVCDKFHIPAKLFNRIGVHGEVIGNLLPSLKKELAIDYDIPVICVPSHDTAAAVAAIPALEDNFAFISSGTWSLIGAELDEPVMTKEVLESQLTNELGAFNKITMLKNSAGMFLIQNIKKEYDDITNTHNSWENINQIANSYDGDIPLININNQRFFNPPHMGKEIYNYLVETNQTVESFSWGIVIKAVLESMACCYAQTIRNLEHVIDKQFKNVYMVGGGSQNDVVNGLTAKRSGKKIIACSKESTSLGNIIVQIKHFEENLSLKNMRDIVKKSITLETYQDDDMEDDSMVDRYSNLV
- a CDS encoding LacI family DNA-binding transcriptional regulator; the encoded protein is MSTDNKKYFGIRDIARIAGVSTATVSRVINSPDSTSENIRKKVMAVIEEYNYVPNQMAKNLFSKTSNSIAIFVYDMENPFFTSLVKKLNNIAFKNKYTLLICDTENNIDKEREYLNYCKSIRTSGIILTEGVNYDLYSSDSQLTIACLDRSADTRFSTVRSNNVKGIKLLIDYLYNLNHRKIAFAGAMDAFQTATERKNSYIDSLKSHHMTIHESYIFTGHFNYETGVKALNYFWSLNEKPTAIVCANDQIAKGLIMEAYKLNISVPDDLSVVGFDGIASTYFYPKITTIEQDIKKIAKTLFKSITTKSSTPIHEIIDVSIIIGESCKKIDLD